The DNA region GCCGCCCTGCGCGCCATCCCCGGGTTGGCGATCCTCCGCCCGGCCGATGCCAACGAGACCGCGGCGGCGTGGCGCGCCATGCTGGAGGCGCTCGACGGGCCCAAGGGCCTGTGCCTGACCCGTCAGGACGTCCCCGTTCTCGAGGGCACCAAGGAACTCGCCCGCGAGGGCGTGGAGCGCGGCGGATACGTCCTCGCCGAGGCGTCGACGGGCACTCCCGAGGTGATCCTCATGGGCACCGGGTCCGAGGTGCAGCTGGCCGTCCGGGCACGTGAGGTCCTCGAGGCGGAGGGGGTGCCGACCCGGGTGGTCTCCATGCCGTGCGTCGAGTTCTTCGATCAGCAGGACGCCGGGTACCGCGAGTCGGTGCTCCCCCGCTCCGTCCGTGCCCGGGTGAGCGTCGAGGCCGGCATCGCCATGCCGTGGCACCGGTTCATCGGGGACGCCGGTCGGGCCGTCTCGCTCGAGCACTTCGGCGCCTCCGCGCCCTACCAGACCCTGTTCACCGAGTTCGGGATCACCGCCGATGCGGTGGTCTCCGCGGCCCGCGAGTCCCTCGCGGCCGCCCGAGGGGAGGCATCATGACCAACGCCAATCTCGCCGCCCTGAGCGCCTCCGGCGTCTCCGTGTGGCTCGACGACCTGTCGCGGCAGCTCCTGGCCTCCGGCGAGCTCGAGAAGCGGATGTCCGCGTACTCGATCGTCGGCGTGACGACCAACCCCGCGATCTTCCAGTCGGCACTGGCCGACTCCTCCGCGTACGAGAGTGCGCTCGCCGAGGCGGTCCGGGCCGATCGCGACGTGGATTCCGTCGTCCGGGCCCTGACCACGTCCGACGTCCGCGACGCCTGTGACGTGCTGGCGGACATCCACCGGACGACCGACGGGGTGGACGGCCGTGTCTCCCTCGAGGTGGATCCCGGTCTCGCGGACGACACCGCGGGAACCGTCACCCAGGCGGTGGAGCTGTCCGAGGTGGTCGACCGACCGAACGTCATGATCAAGATCCCCGCCACCGCCGCGGGCCTGCCGGCCATCACGGATGTCATCGGCAAGGGGATCGACGTCAACGTCACCTTAATCTTCTCGGCGGCGCAGTACCGCAAGGTCGCCGAGGCGTACCTGACCGGGCTCGAGCAGGCTGTCGCAGCAGGGCACGACCTGTCCGCCATCCACTCGGTGGCGTCGGTGTTCGTCTCCCGGCTGGACACCGAGATCGACTCCCGACTTCCGGGATCGTCCGACCTGCGCGGCCAGGCCGGGCTGGCGAACGCCCGCCTGTGCCAGGAGGTCTACGACGAGGTCTTCGACCCGGCCGGTCGCTTCGGTGAGTTGGCCGATCGCGGGGCCCGCCCCCAGCGTCTCCTGTGGGCCTCTACGGGGGTCAAGGACCCGGCGTACCCGGACACCCTCTATGTGACCGGTCTGGTCACCCACGGCACGGTCAACACCATGCCGTTCGGCACCATCGAGGCGTTCGCGGACCACGGCGTCGTCGAGGGCGACACGGTCCGCGGCACCGCCGAGGCGTCCCGGGCCACTCTCGACGCCGTGCGCGCCGAGGGCGTGGACTTGGAGGAGGTCTTCGCGCTCCTGGAGCAACAGGGCGTGGAGAAGTTCGTGACCGCCTGGGACGATCTGGTGGACACCGTGCGGGCGCGGATCGACGAGATCCCGACCGGGTCGTGAGCGGCTCCGACGGCGGGGGCACACGGGTCGACGAGGTCCCGGGGGGAGCGCCGGAGGGATGGTCCAATCCTCTCCGCGACCCGCGGGACCGTCGGCTCCCCCGGATCGCGGGGCCGTCCGGCCTCGTGATCTTCGGCGTCACCGGTGACCTGTCCAAGAAGAAGCTCATCCCGGCGATCTACGACCTGGCCAACCGTGGTCTGCTCCCGCCGGGTTTCTCCCTGATCGGGTTCGGACGTCGGAAGTGGGCGCACGACGAGTTCGCCGCGTTCGCACGCGAACAGGCCCGGGAACGGTGCCGTACCCCGTTCCGAGAGGACGTGTGGGAGCAGCTCGCCGCCGGGCTGAGGTTCGTCACCGGGACCTTCGACGACGACGAGGGCTTCGATCGCCTCGCGGCCCAGCTGGAGGCCCTGGAGGCCGAACGTGGGACCGCCGGCAACTACGCGTTCTACCTGTCCATCCCCCCGGACGACTTCCCGACCGTCTGCCGGCACCTCGATCGCACCGGGTGCACCCGCGGTCCGGAGGGATCCTGGCGCCGGGTCGTCATCGAGAAGCCCTTCGGACACGACCTGGCCAGCGCGCGCGAGCTCAACGCCGTGGTGGGTGCGGTGTTCCCCGAGGACTCGGTGTTCCGCATCGATCACTATCTGGGCAAGGAGACCGTCCAGAACATCCTCGCATTGCGTTTCGCCAACCAACTCTTCGAGCCGGTGTGGAACGCGAACCACGTCGACCACGTCCAGATCACCATGGCCGAGGACATCGGTCTGGGTGGCCGGGCCGGCTACTACGACGGCATCGGCGCCGCGCGGGACGTCATCCAGAACCACCTCATCCAGTTGATGGCGCTTATCGCGATGGAGGAACCGACAGACTTCTCCGCTGCCGCTCTGCGGGCGGAGAAAACCAAGGTCCTCGAGTCGACCTCGCTGGCGCTGCCGATAGCCGAGACGGCCGCGCGAGGTCAGTACGCGGGGGGTTGGCAGGGATCCGAACAGGTCGTGGGGCTGAAGGACGAAGAGGGGTACGACCCCTCCTCGACCACCGAGACCTATGCCGCGATCACCCTCGAGGTCCACAACCGGCGCTGGGCGGGAGTCCCGTTCTACCTCCGCACCGGTAAGCGTCTGGGACGGCGCGTCACGGAGATCGCCGTAGTCTTCCGCCGCGCTCCGCACCTGCCGTTCGACGCGACCATGACGCAGGAGCTCGGCCAGAACGCCCTGGTCATCCGGGTCCAACCAGACGAGGGTGTCACCCTGCGCTTCGGTTCCAAGGTCCCCGGCACCGCGATGGAGGTCCGGGACGTCAACATGGACTTCGCCTACGGCGAGGCGTTCACCGAGTCCTCCCCCGAGGCGTACGAGCGTCTCATCCTGGACGTCCTCCTCGGAGAGCCCTCGCTCTTCCCGGTCTCCCGCGAAGTCGAACTGAGCTGGCAACTGCTGGACCCCGTCCTGCAGGAGTGGGAATCGGACGGGACCCCCGAGCAGTACCAGGCGGGTACCTGGGGGCCGAGGGGCGCCGACGAGATACTGGCCCGCAGTGGCCGCACATGGAGGCGACCGTGATCATCGACCTACCCGACACCTCGACGCGGGAGATCGCCAAGAAGCTCGTGCAGATCCGCGAGGACGCCGGGTTGAGCACCATCGGACGGGTCCTGACACTGATCGTGATCACCGATCATGTCCGCGGCAGTGAGTCCGCGATCGAGGCGGCCAACGAGGCCAGCCGGGAACACCCGTGCCGGGTCATCGTCGTGATCCGCGGTCGCCGCGCGGACGCGGACAGGCTCGACGGTCAGATCCGCGTCGGGGGCGACGCCGGCGCGGCAGAGGTCGTCGTGCTGCGCACCTCCGGCGCGATGGCGTCCCAGTCTGCGTCCCTGGTGACCCCGTTGCTGTTGCCGGACACGCCACTCGCCGTGTGGTGGCCCCGCCACTCCCCCACGCTGCTGTCCGAGGACAGGGTGGGCAGACTCGCGAGGCGTCGGATCGTCGACTCCGACGCGGAGGGGCACCCGACCGATGCCCTGGCCAAGCGGGCGGCCGGGTACTCGCCCGGCGACACCGACCTGGCGTGGGCGCGCATCACGCACTGGCGATCGCTGCTCGCCGCAACGCTGGACAGCCCGCCGTTCGAACCCATCACCGGAGCGACGGTGTGCGGTCCGGAGCGGGCGGCCTCGGTGGACCTGGCCGGTGGTTGGCTGGCGTCGCGTCTCGGCATCGACGTCCTCCGGGCCGTCGGGCCGAGGATGGTCGTCCTCGAGCGGGCATCCGGGTCCATCGTCCTCGAGCAGATCAGCCCCACCTCGGCCGAGCTCCGCATCACCGGTCAGGCGCCCACGCGGGTCGCCCTCGTCGGTCGGAGTATCGCCGACTGTCTGTCGGAGGAGCTGCGGCGCATGGACACCGACGGCGTGTACGCGGATGCCCTGGCGAACCATGACCGCGTCATCTACACCTCGGCCTCCGTCCGCTGAGCCGGGGCTCGCGTCAGATCCCGACCACACCCACGACAGGAGCGCCGATGTCAGTCACCCGTCATCTCGTACACCCGGATTCCGAGGCCCTCGCCGAGGCTGCAGCACTGGCGACTGCCGGGCATTTAGGCGACCGGATCGCGGTGGCCGGGCATGCGACCCTGTCCCTCACGGGTGGGTCGGTGGGCGTGAAGACCGCCGCCGCGCTCGCCCGGGCCGACATCGACTGGAACAGCGTGACCGTCTTCCTGGGTGACGAACGCTTCGTCCCGGTGGACGACGCCGAACGCAACGACGGGCAACTCGACGCCGTTCTGCTCGGCGTCATCGGCGACCGTGCCGTCATCCACCGGTGGCCGGCGCGCGGCCCCGAGTTCGACGACGTCGATAGCGCAGCCGAGGCATTCCTGCGGGCCGTGGACCTACCCGCCGGCGATGGACCGCTGTTCGACGTCACGCTGCTGGGTATGGGCCCCGAGGGACATATCGACTCGATCTTCCCGCACTCCCCGGCGATCGCCGAGGTCGAGCGGCTCGCGGTGGGCGTGCGTGACTGTCCCAAGCCCCCGCCTGAGCGGCTCACCTTCACCCTTCCCGCCGTCCGCCGGTCGCGGCACGTGATCGTCGTGGCCGCCGGCGACGGGAAGGCTGAGGCGGTGGCGAAGGGCCTCGGCGGGGCCGATCCCGCGGACTGGCCGGTCGCCGGCGCCGTCGGCATGGAGTCCACCACCTACCACCTGGACGGACCGGCCGCTTCGATGCTGGGTTAGACAGCTGCTGGGTTAGACAGTTGGTGCGTCAGAGATATGGCGCGTCAGACAGATGCTGGGCTGACCGGACACCGGGGTGCACCATTCCGTCCTCAACGGACGAAACGG from Dietzia sp. B32 includes:
- the tal gene encoding transaldolase, which codes for MTNANLAALSASGVSVWLDDLSRQLLASGELEKRMSAYSIVGVTTNPAIFQSALADSSAYESALAEAVRADRDVDSVVRALTTSDVRDACDVLADIHRTTDGVDGRVSLEVDPGLADDTAGTVTQAVELSEVVDRPNVMIKIPATAAGLPAITDVIGKGIDVNVTLIFSAAQYRKVAEAYLTGLEQAVAAGHDLSAIHSVASVFVSRLDTEIDSRLPGSSDLRGQAGLANARLCQEVYDEVFDPAGRFGELADRGARPQRLLWASTGVKDPAYPDTLYVTGLVTHGTVNTMPFGTIEAFADHGVVEGDTVRGTAEASRATLDAVRAEGVDLEEVFALLEQQGVEKFVTAWDDLVDTVRARIDEIPTGS
- the zwf gene encoding glucose-6-phosphate dehydrogenase, translating into MSGSDGGGTRVDEVPGGAPEGWSNPLRDPRDRRLPRIAGPSGLVIFGVTGDLSKKKLIPAIYDLANRGLLPPGFSLIGFGRRKWAHDEFAAFAREQARERCRTPFREDVWEQLAAGLRFVTGTFDDDEGFDRLAAQLEALEAERGTAGNYAFYLSIPPDDFPTVCRHLDRTGCTRGPEGSWRRVVIEKPFGHDLASARELNAVVGAVFPEDSVFRIDHYLGKETVQNILALRFANQLFEPVWNANHVDHVQITMAEDIGLGGRAGYYDGIGAARDVIQNHLIQLMALIAMEEPTDFSAAALRAEKTKVLESTSLALPIAETAARGQYAGGWQGSEQVVGLKDEEGYDPSSTTETYAAITLEVHNRRWAGVPFYLRTGKRLGRRVTEIAVVFRRAPHLPFDATMTQELGQNALVIRVQPDEGVTLRFGSKVPGTAMEVRDVNMDFAYGEAFTESSPEAYERLILDVLLGEPSLFPVSREVELSWQLLDPVLQEWESDGTPEQYQAGTWGPRGADEILARSGRTWRRP
- a CDS encoding glucose-6-phosphate dehydrogenase assembly protein OpcA encodes the protein MIIDLPDTSTREIAKKLVQIREDAGLSTIGRVLTLIVITDHVRGSESAIEAANEASREHPCRVIVVIRGRRADADRLDGQIRVGGDAGAAEVVVLRTSGAMASQSASLVTPLLLPDTPLAVWWPRHSPTLLSEDRVGRLARRRIVDSDAEGHPTDALAKRAAGYSPGDTDLAWARITHWRSLLAATLDSPPFEPITGATVCGPERAASVDLAGGWLASRLGIDVLRAVGPRMVVLERASGSIVLEQISPTSAELRITGQAPTRVALVGRSIADCLSEELRRMDTDGVYADALANHDRVIYTSASVR
- the pgl gene encoding 6-phosphogluconolactonase, which codes for MSVTRHLVHPDSEALAEAAALATAGHLGDRIAVAGHATLSLTGGSVGVKTAAALARADIDWNSVTVFLGDERFVPVDDAERNDGQLDAVLLGVIGDRAVIHRWPARGPEFDDVDSAAEAFLRAVDLPAGDGPLFDVTLLGMGPEGHIDSIFPHSPAIAEVERLAVGVRDCPKPPPERLTFTLPAVRRSRHVIVVAAGDGKAEAVAKGLGGADPADWPVAGAVGMESTTYHLDGPAASMLG